ACGTCCAGGAAGAACGGGCGGTCGTGGGGTTCGGACAGGAAGGCGGCGGCGAGTTCTTCAGCAGGGGCTTTCTCGTCACCGGTCTCCCGCGGCAGGATGCGTGACCACCCGGCGTCATCCAGATCCTTCACCACGTGCTGGAATCCGGCCATCACCGTGTCGAATCCCGCCTTGCGCAGCGTGTGCATGATGAGCCGCTCGGGATGGTGGATCGACCATCCCCGGTTGACCAGGCCGAACATGCCGCAGCTGTGGGCCCACTGTCCGGTGAGCAGGGCCGCCCGGCTCGGGGAACAGGTCGGGTTCGCGCAGTAGGCCGACCTGAAAAGGACCCCGTCCTCCGCCAGTCGTTGCAGGGCGGGTGTGGGTATGGCGTGGCCGTAGGGTTGTATGTACCGGCCCGTATCGTGGGAATGGAGGTATACGATATTCACAGACTGACGATCCCTGGGTATGGTTTTCTACCTGTTGCTACATGCGCCTCGGCACCTCAATGCCGAGCAGGTCCAGCACCCGCTCCAGCACGCGCAGCGTGACCCCCGACAGGGCGAGCCAGGAGGCCCGGCGGTCCGCATCTTCCTCGTTCAGGATGTGGTGGGTATGGTAGAACCGGTTATAGGCCGTGGCCAGCTGGAAGGCATACTCGCACAGGTGGTTCGGCGCCCGGGTTTCGAAGGCCAGGTCGACCACCTCGGGCAATTCGGACAACTTGAGGTCCAGGTCGCGTTCCGACTCGCTTCGGGGCGCCATGATCCCACCCGGCTGGAGGCCGCGTTCGCCGGCCCGCCTTAGCACCGACTTGATCCGGACGGCTGCGTAGAGGATGTAGGGACCCGTTCGGCCCTCGAAGGATGAAAAACGGTCCAGGTCGAAGACATAGTCCTTCGTCCGGTGGTTCATCAGGTCGGCATACTTCAGGGCGGCTACGCCCACGATGCGGGCGATGTGCTCCTTCTCGTCCTCGTCGTATTCGCGGACCGATTCGATGGTTTCAATGCGCGCCATGGCGTGATCGGTCACCAGCCCGATCAGGTCCTTCAGTTTCATGATCCCGCCTTCGCGGGTCTTGAAGGGCTTCCCGTCCTTACCGTTCATGGTCCCGAAGCCGTTGTGTTCCAACCGCGTCGTCTCCGGCGCTACGCCCGTCTTGTAGGAAGCCTTGAATACCTGTATGAAATGCTGCCGCTGCCGATTGTCGACCACGTATAGGATGCAGTCGGGCTGGAATTGCTCCACGCGCTGGTTTATGGTCGCCAGATCGGTCGTGCCGTACAGCACAGCGCCGTCGGTCTTCTCCAGCATCAGCGGCGGGATCGATTCCTTGTCCTCCGAGTCGTCGACCTCTACGACCAGTGCGCCCCGGCTTTCCGTGGCGTATCCCTCCGCCTTCAATCGTTCAATCAGACCAAGAAGCCGGTCCTGGGTATCGCTCTCTCCAAGCCACAAGTCGAAATGGATGTTCAACAGTTCGTAGCTCTGCCGGAGGTCGTCGACGGACACGTCACGGAAATGTTGCCACAGCGCGCGGTAACCCGGCCGTCCGGCCTGCAGGTCCACCGTGGCCTGACGCGCGGCCTCGGCGAATTCCTGGTCGCTTTTTTCTCTTTCGCTGGCCTGGGGATACAACTCCTCCAGGTCACTTATGGTCACGGGGGGCTCATCGGGATACGGCCCCGAGAAACCGGCGTCGAAATAGGGCAGGCCGGGCTGGCGGTCCCGGAGGCCCTCGATGATGAGACCCATCTGCAGACCCCAGTCGCCCAGGTGCACGTCGCCGATCACATCGTGGCCCAGGAAGCGGCAGATCCGCACGATGCTCTCGCCGATGATGGCGGCCCGGAGATGGCCGACGTGGAGCGGTTTGGCCACGTTTGGGCCCCCGTAGTCTACGAGGATCCGGCCGGGCGTCCCGGTGATTTCGCAGCCCAGCCTGTCGTCCTCGTACACTTCCTGGACGTGGGCGGCGATGTAGTCATCCTGCAGCACGATGTTGATGAAGCCCGGTCCGGCGAGCGAAAGATCTTCGAACACGGCCGGCGCCGAGATGGAATCGACCACGTTCTGTGCAATCTGACGTGGGTTGGCCCGGTACTGTTTGGCCGCCGCAAGCGCCCCGTTGCACTGGAACTGGCACAGGTCCGGCCGGTCCGATACCCGCACTTCGCCATAGCTTCGATCATAGCCGGCCGATTCGAAGGCGTCGGCAAACAGGCCGGTCAGTTTATCCGCCAGGGTTCCCACGAAGATCCTTTCAGGCTGGACTGCCGTATATGGTGACCACCAGACGCCGCGCGCCGCCGCGGTCCCGGTGTTCGCAGAGATAGATGCCCTGCCAGACCCCCAGGTTCAGCCGGCCGGCGGTGACGGGAATGGACACGCTGCTGCCCATCATCGAGGCCTTGATGTGCGCCGGCATGTCGTCCGGTCCCTCCTCGTCATGACGGTAGTACGGCTGGTGCTCGGGGACCAGGACGTTCATGTGGCGCTCGAAGTCGCCCCGGACGTCGGGCGCCGCGTTCTCGTTGATGGTGAGGGAAGCGGAGGTGTGGCAGATGAAGACGTGGGCGATGCCGACATCGATATCCGCCAGCGCGGGGACCTGGCCGGTGATCTCATCCGTCACCAGGTGGAAGCCCCGGGGCCTGGGGGTCAAGGTAATCTGCTTCTGTATCCACCGCATCAGAGTACGTACCGCTTCAGGAACCGTTCCACGTCGTCGTAGAAGGAAACGATGGTTTCGACTTTGCGCCAGCCGTGCCCCTCGCCTTCGTACAACCGGTAGATGTGGGGCACCTTGTTCCGCTTGAGGACCTCGACGATCGATTCGGCCTGGTCCGGGGGGACCACCTTGTCCTCGCTGCCCTGGAATATGGCGACCGGATCGCGGATTCTGTCCGCGTGGAAGAGGGGCGACCAGGCCTGGTACCGGTCGCTGTGCTCGGGCAGCGTCCCCACCATCAGGTCCAGGTATTTCGCCTCGAACTTGTGGGTATCCGTGGCCAGGCCGAAGAGATTGGTCACGCCGTAGAGACACAGGCCGGCCCGGAAGACTCCGGGGTGATGGACCAGGGCGTTCAGTACGGTAAAACCTCCCGCGCTGCCGCCCTTGATGACGATGCGGTCCGGATCGGCGAGTTCACGATCCACGAGGGCAAGGGCGCCGCTGACGGCGTCTTCTGTGTCGTACTCGCCCCAGTGCTCGCGCAGGGCGGTCATGTAACTGCGCCCGTAACCCGTACTTCCGCGGTAGTTGACATACAGGCAGGCATAGCCCCGGTTGGTGAAGAAAGGGATCTCGGCGGAATAGTCCGTCCGATGCTGGCCGGTCGGTCCCCCGTGGATGCTGACAATGGCCGGCGGCTTTCCGGACCCGGAGAACCGGCTGCTGGCCGGTGGATAGTAGAGTCCGTGCACCTCGCCCCCGCCCGGGTTCTTCCAGGTAATCGATTCGGGAACGGAGAGGTCGGCTGCGGGGATCATCTCCGACTGGCTGCGGCGATGCACCGTATGGCGATGCACCGTTGATTCGCTTTCCTCCAGGGTAACCACGCGCTCCGGAACGGTGGACGAAGAGGCGATACAGGCCACGGCATCCCGCGCCGGGGAGATGGCAATCTGCATCATCCAGGTGTACCGGGGTGTTTCGACCTTCGTCTTCCGGCCGGTCGACACGGAGACCTTCCAAAGCGACGCGAAGCCCTTTTCGTTTGTGCGGAAGTAGAGGGTATCGCCGTCCGGCCCCCAGCCGTAGACCCGTACGCCCTGTACCCAGGCTGGGTCGGCCAGGGTGGCGCCCCCGGCCACGACGCGCTGCTCGCCCGTATCCAGGTTCAGCGCGACCAGGTTTTCCCACTCTCCTTCCGTGACGATGTAGGAAAGCCACCTGCCGTCGGGGGAAAAGGCGGGCTGGAATACCGGCGTATCCGTATCTCCCGCGATCAACTGCTCGTCTTCCAGCGCACGGCGGCCGGAATCGATCCGGGCGGTCTTCAACCGCGTGCCGTCCCAGGGCATCTGCGGCTGGTCCCACTCGATCCAGGCGATCCGCTCGCCGTCGGGATGCCAGGCCGGCTGCATGTAGAAATCAGCGCCGCGCACCAGGTTCACCGGCCATCCGCTGCCCTCGCCGTCGACCAAAGCGATGACGTCTACCGATTCGCAGGTGTGGACGTACAGCACCCACTTTCCATCCGGTGACACGGTGGGCGAAGCGGCCGCGCCAAAGGCGGGCGTGATCGGCCGGGCCGTTCCCGGAGCGAGGGACTGGCGGTACAGCCTGCCGTCCTTTTCGGCGAACACGACCCAGTCATCGGCCACGGTGAAATCGCCGCCCCCGTAGCCCACGCCGCCCCGGACCGGATGGCCGTCCGTCAGGTCGTATGGCGCGTCGGTGCCGTTGCGGCAAACGAGCACACCGGTATCCGATCGCTGTTCCAGCCATACCAGGCCGGTGCCGTCGCCGTTCCACTGCACGTCGTAGAGCGGTGTCCGGGCACCCATCGTCTTCGCCGTAATGGCGCTTTTCCAGTAACCATTCGCGACGGGTATGCGGTCCGTTGACACGGGTATGCGGTCCGCCGCCTGACCGGTCAGCACGGGTTTGTCCTTATCGCCAGGTTCCATGTTTACCGCTTGTAATCACCGCGCTTAAATCCTTTCTTGAATATACCCGCAGGCGGTTCGTAAGCAACCGTTTATGCATCGTCCGAAGGCATGTCCGAATCATCACCGCCCGGCTGGCCCGGGAACCGGTTACGGTGCTGTTCATGCGTCTCTCAAAGTTCTTCTATCAAACGCTGCGCGAGGCACAGGGCGAAGCGGAAACGCCCAGCCACCAGCTTCTCCTTCGCGCGGGTCTCGTCCGGCAGGTGGCTTCCGGCATCTTCGCCTACCTGCCCCTCGGCCTGCGGGTCAAACGACGCATCGAAGAGATCGTCCGCGAAGAGATGGACGCCATCGGCGGCCAGGAGGTGGCGCTGCCCGTGGTGCAGCCGGCGGACCTCTGGCGGGAGAGCGGCCGGTGGCAGCAGATCGGGAGCGACATGGCCCGGCTTAAGGACCGGAACGGCCGCGATCTGTGCCTGGCAATGACCCACGAAGAAGTGGTGACGTCCCTGATACGCGACGTGATCAGAAGCTATCGTCAAATGCCCTGCCTGATGTACCAGATCCAGACCAAGTTCAGAGATGAGCCGCGGCCGCGAGCCGGGCTGATCCGCATGCGCGAGTTCACGATGAAGGACGGATACTCTTTTCACGTGGATGCCGGAAGTCTGGACGACTGGTACGAGAAGGTCTTCGAGGCTTATACCAACATATTCCGGCGCTGCGGACTCGACGCGGTGGCGGTGCGCAGCGACCCGGGGATGATGGGCGGGTCGGACGCCCACGAGTTCATCGAACCGGCGCCGTCCGGCGAAGACACGATCCTGTCCTGCGATGCCTGCGGATACCGTGCAAACAGACAGGTTGCACTATTCGGGAAAGACCGCCCGACCGCCGAGGAACGGCTGCCCCTCGAGGACATCCACACGCCGGGCACCGCTACGATCGACGATCTTGCCAGGTACCTGGACATCCCTGCGACGAAGACCGCCAAGGCTGTGTTCATGGTCGCCACTGTCCCGGACGATCGGGACGGCGGCGAAGGCGGGGCGGCGGACCGGTTCGTGTTTGCCGTGCTCCGGGGCGACATGGAACTCAGCGATACCAAGCTGGCCAATGCAGTCGGAGCGCTCCAGCTGCGGCCGGCCACGCCGGAGGAGATACGCGCCGTCGGCGCGGAGCCCGGCTTCGGGTCGCCGCTCGGCATAGACCGGTCCCGATCGCTCCTCGTCGTCGACGATCTGATCCCGGCCTGCTTCAACCTGATCGCGGGCGCCAACCGGATAGACTATCACGTGCGCAATGTGAATTACGGACGGGACTACGAAGCCGATATCGTCGCGGACATCTCCGCGGCCGGCGACGGAGACGCCTGCCCCGCCTGCGGCGCCGGCCTCCGGGCCGACCAGGGTATCGAAGTCGGAAACATCTTCAAGCTCGGGGATAAGTACAGCAAGGCCATGAACGCTGGCTACCTGGACCGGGCGAATGTCTCCCGGCCCGTCGTCATGGGTTGCTACGGGATCGGTATCGACCGCCTCATGGCGTCGATCGTGGAGCGCCACCACGACGACAACGGCATCTGCTGGCCCGCAGCCACGGCACCATTCCAGGTGGTCGTCATCGACCTGTCCGGCGGCGATTCCCGCCTATCTGACGCGGCGGAATCGGTTTACGAAACCCTGGTCTCGGCGGGACTCGAAGTGCTCTTCGACGACCGTGACGATCGAGCCGGAGTGAAGTTCAACGACGCAGACCTCATGGGCATTCCGGTGAGGCTGACCGTGGGCAGGCGCGGGGTAGAAAAAGGCGTTGTGGAACTCAAGATACGGCGGTCGGGCGAGATG
This DNA window, taken from Gemmatimonadota bacterium, encodes the following:
- the argS gene encoding arginine--tRNA ligase, which gives rise to MGTLADKLTGLFADAFESAGYDRSYGEVRVSDRPDLCQFQCNGALAAAKQYRANPRQIAQNVVDSISAPAVFEDLSLAGPGFINIVLQDDYIAAHVQEVYEDDRLGCEITGTPGRILVDYGGPNVAKPLHVGHLRAAIIGESIVRICRFLGHDVIGDVHLGDWGLQMGLIIEGLRDRQPGLPYFDAGFSGPYPDEPPVTISDLEELYPQASEREKSDQEFAEAARQATVDLQAGRPGYRALWQHFRDVSVDDLRQSYELLNIHFDLWLGESDTQDRLLGLIERLKAEGYATESRGALVVEVDDSEDKESIPPLMLEKTDGAVLYGTTDLATINQRVEQFQPDCILYVVDNRQRQHFIQVFKASYKTGVAPETTRLEHNGFGTMNGKDGKPFKTREGGIMKLKDLIGLVTDHAMARIETIESVREYDEDEKEHIARIVGVAALKYADLMNHRTKDYVFDLDRFSSFEGRTGPYILYAAVRIKSVLRRAGERGLQPGGIMAPRSESERDLDLKLSELPEVVDLAFETRAPNHLCEYAFQLATAYNRFYHTHHILNEEDADRRASWLALSGVTLRVLERVLDLLGIEVPRRM
- a CDS encoding YjbQ family protein, giving the protein MRWIQKQITLTPRPRGFHLVTDEITGQVPALADIDVGIAHVFICHTSASLTINENAAPDVRGDFERHMNVLVPEHQPYYRHDEEGPDDMPAHIKASMMGSSVSIPVTAGRLNLGVWQGIYLCEHRDRGGARRLVVTIYGSPA
- a CDS encoding S9 family peptidase: MEPGDKDKPVLTGQAADRIPVSTDRIPVANGYWKSAITAKTMGARTPLYDVQWNGDGTGLVWLEQRSDTGVLVCRNGTDAPYDLTDGHPVRGGVGYGGGDFTVADDWVVFAEKDGRLYRQSLAPGTARPITPAFGAAASPTVSPDGKWVLYVHTCESVDVIALVDGEGSGWPVNLVRGADFYMQPAWHPDGERIAWIEWDQPQMPWDGTRLKTARIDSGRRALEDEQLIAGDTDTPVFQPAFSPDGRWLSYIVTEGEWENLVALNLDTGEQRVVAGGATLADPAWVQGVRVYGWGPDGDTLYFRTNEKGFASLWKVSVSTGRKTKVETPRYTWMMQIAISPARDAVACIASSSTVPERVVTLEESESTVHRHTVHRRSQSEMIPAADLSVPESITWKNPGGGEVHGLYYPPASSRFSGSGKPPAIVSIHGGPTGQHRTDYSAEIPFFTNRGYACLYVNYRGSTGYGRSYMTALREHWGEYDTEDAVSGALALVDRELADPDRIVIKGGSAGGFTVLNALVHHPGVFRAGLCLYGVTNLFGLATDTHKFEAKYLDLMVGTLPEHSDRYQAWSPLFHADRIRDPVAIFQGSEDKVVPPDQAESIVEVLKRNKVPHIYRLYEGEGHGWRKVETIVSFYDDVERFLKRYVL
- a CDS encoding proline--tRNA ligase; translated protein: MRLSKFFYQTLREAQGEAETPSHQLLLRAGLVRQVASGIFAYLPLGLRVKRRIEEIVREEMDAIGGQEVALPVVQPADLWRESGRWQQIGSDMARLKDRNGRDLCLAMTHEEVVTSLIRDVIRSYRQMPCLMYQIQTKFRDEPRPRAGLIRMREFTMKDGYSFHVDAGSLDDWYEKVFEAYTNIFRRCGLDAVAVRSDPGMMGGSDAHEFIEPAPSGEDTILSCDACGYRANRQVALFGKDRPTAEERLPLEDIHTPGTATIDDLARYLDIPATKTAKAVFMVATVPDDRDGGEGGAADRFVFAVLRGDMELSDTKLANAVGALQLRPATPEEIRAVGAEPGFGSPLGIDRSRSLLVVDDLIPACFNLIAGANRIDYHVRNVNYGRDYEADIVADISAAGDGDACPACGAGLRADQGIEVGNIFKLGDKYSKAMNAGYLDRANVSRPVVMGCYGIGIDRLMASIVERHHDDNGICWPAATAPFQVVVIDLSGGDSRLSDAAESVYETLVSAGLEVLFDDRDDRAGVKFNDADLMGIPVRLTVGRRGVEKGVVELKIRRSGEMKDVPLGDGLVQAVKASIGT